From the Daucus carota subsp. sativus chromosome 8, DH1 v3.0, whole genome shotgun sequence genome, one window contains:
- the LOC135148459 gene encoding uncharacterized protein LOC135148459 has protein sequence MLDQTNELVAKFHQARDRFEQCDFVDLKVELKVCRSQSGRENHISSSDEVAGIMVGTSDNTSPDRDIIVEPKFGALQKISYIHPKLMALQYPLLFPNGEDGYHNRILFQSADRGSVKESDMISMKDYYAYKFQVRDNEGLTPRLGGRLYQQYMVDAFSTIEQTHLWWFRTHQTILRNELYTHIADSVRKGDSNSSKVGKCVILPARYVGSKRYMQQNFQNALAVCRHVGHPDIFLTGLNIKVVTEVEKRGLHHVHMLIWLDGPSKKYLKENVDKFVSAEIPDPAIDPVGYAAVKAYMMHGPCGLQNPKSPCMKNFKCIRHFPKKYCSRTVFDDSGFPLYMRRKQNITVHVHKADLDNQWVVPYNRDLLGHDTATVEITGRRKRKQNEGTDQAVIKSRLILTGDMTLSVERLPFHLPGQKNCTFNANEPLHRVVEREKDRLSKLEAFFMLNVYDVKARCYTYDEIPQHYVWNNTLRRWTPRKRGKQIGRLSYTHHSSGEVWYLRMLLTKVRGPTSFEHLRAVNGVLCQSFRDVCKEYGLLDDDKEWHDVLDQCSC, from the exons ATGTTGGATCAGACCAATGAATTGGTGGCCAAGTTTCATCAGGCACGAGATCGATTTGAACAGTGTGACTTTGTTGATTTAAAGGTGGAGCTCAAAGTGTGTAGATCACAAAGTGGAAGAGAGAATCACATCTCATCTTCTGATGAGGTTGCTGGAATCATGGTTGGTACAAGCGATAATACAAGTCCTGATCGTGATATTATAGTGGAGCCGAAATTTGGTGCCTTGCAAAAGATATCATATATTCATCCAAAATTGATGGCTCTCCAATATCCTCTTCTTTTCCCAAATGGGGAGGACGGTTACCACAACAGAATTCTTTTTCAAAGTGCGGATAGAGGTTCTGTCAAAGAATCTGATATGATATCCATGAAGGACTATTACGCTTACAAATTCCAAGTTAGAGACAATGAAG GCCTTACTCCGAGGTTAGGAGGCAGACTTTATCAACAATACATGGTGGATGCTTTCTCTACTATTGAGCAGACCCATTTGTGGTGGTTCCGGACTCACCAGACTATCCTGCGGAATGAACTCTACACGCATATTGCTGATTCAGTCAGGAAAGGAGATTCTAATTCCTCCAAAGTTGGTAAATGTGTCATTTTGCCAGCTAGATATGTTGGTTCCAAGCGTTACATGCAGCAGAATTTTCAGAATGCACTAGCGGTCTGCCGTCACGTTGGTCATCCGGACATTTTTCTCAcggggttaaatatcaaagtggtcactgaagtggag AAAAGAGGACTTCATCATGTTCATATGTTAATATGGCTTGATGGACCTTCCAAGAAGTATTTGAAAGAGAATGTTGACAAGTTTGTTTCTGCGGAGATTCCAGACCCTGCAATTGATCCAGTAGGGTATGCAGCTGTGAAAGCATATATGATGCATGGCCCATGTGGCTTGCAAAATCCCAAATCTCCATGCATGAAGAATTTCAAATGTATCCGGCATTTTCCAAAGAA GTACTGCTCAAGAACTGTATTTGATGACAGTGGCTTCCCACTCTATATGCGGCGCAAACAGAATATAACAGTTCATGTACACAAGGCTGATTTAGACAATCAATGGGTCGTCCCATACAACCGAGACTTATTG GGTCACGACACTGCGACTGTGGAAATAACTGGGAGACGGAAGAGAAAACAGAATGAAGGAACTGATCAGGCTGTGATAAAATCCAGGCTTATTTTGACAGGAGATAT GACCTTATCTGTTGAACGACTTCCGTTCCATTTACCAGGCCAGAAGAATTGTACATTCAATGCTAATGAACCGCTTCATAGAGTGGTGGAACGTGAGAAAGATCGGCTTAGCAAATTGGAAGCATTCTTCATGCTTAATGTTTATGATGTCAAAGCACGGTGTTACACATACGATGAGATCCCACAACATTATGTGTGGAACAATACCTTAAGAAGGTGGACTCCAAGAAAACGAGGCAAGCAGATTGGACGCCTTTCTTACACTCATCACAGCAGTGGTGAGGTGTGGTACTTACGTATGCTGCTAACCAAGGTGCGAGGTCCTACGTCATTTGAACATCTCAGGGCTGTGAATGGAGTACTTTGTCAATCATTTCGTGATGTGTGTAAAGAATATGGCTTGCTTGATGATGATAAAGAATGGCACGACGTGTTAGATCAATGTtcatgttag